Proteins encoded within one genomic window of Lynx canadensis isolate LIC74 chromosome B4, mLynCan4.pri.v2, whole genome shotgun sequence:
- the LOC118517745 gene encoding zinc finger and SCAN domain containing 29 isoform X2: MTRLGVSGEPSPCASTSRNTPGVASAPRPPVYSTTVPFVSGGDRPLTGEPPPRWARRRRRSVARTIAAELAENRRLARELSKREEEKLDRLIAIGEEASAQQDTANELRRDAVIAVRRLATAVEEATGAFQLGLEKLLQRLISNTKS, from the coding sequence ATGACCCGCCTGGGTGTGTCCGGTGAGCCCAGTCCATGCGCCAGCACCAGCCGAAACACTCCTGGGGTGGCCTCCGCACCGCGGCCTCCGGTCTACTCCACCACAGTTCCTTTTGTTTCTGGTGGGGATAGGCCTTTGACCGGTGAGCCCCCTCCACGGTGGGCGAGGCGAAGAAGGCGGTCAGTGGCCAGGACTATTGCGGCCGAGTTGGCAGAAAACAGGAGGTTGGCACGAGAACTTTCAAAGCGTGAGGAAGAAAAATTGGACAGGCTGATTGCTATTGGTGAGGAGGCCAGTGCTCAGCAAGACACTGCCAACGAGCTCCGCAGGGATGCCGTGATCGCAGTCAGACGCTTGGCCACGGCGGTGGAAGAGGCCACCGGTGCTTTTCAGCTAGGGCTCGAAAAATTGCTTCAGAGGTTAATTTCGAATACCAAAAGTTAA
- the LOC118517745 gene encoding zinc finger and SCAN domain containing 29 isoform X1 — MASSNSSAGIRWSRQETRTLLSILGEAEYIQRLQTVHHNADVYQAVSKRMQQEGFRRTERQCRSKFKVLKALYLKAYVAHATSVGDPPHCPFYDTLDQLLRNQIVTDPDNLMEDTTWAKHCDQNLVASDTPGEEGPSILRTKRTQAADHQPILKTVKESDEDCQLRISDQMRETSDLEDSWDESSGAGCSQGTPSYSSSHHLFRGAVAPCQSSPMTRLGVSGEPSPCASTSRNTPGVASAPRPPVYSTTVPFVSGGDRPLTGEPPPRWARRRRRSVARTIAAELAENRRLARELSKREEEKLDRLIAIGEEASAQQDTANELRRDAVIAVRRLATAVEEATGAFQLGLEKLLQRLISNTKS; from the exons ATGGCCAGTTCCAATAGCAGTGCGGGCATCCGGTGGTCCAGACAGGAGACACGAACGCTTCTCTCCATACTAGGCGAGGCAGAGTATATTCAGCGCCTCCAGACTGTGCATCATAATGCAGATGTCTATCAGGCTGTGTCTAAGCGAATGCAGCAGGAAGGCTTCCGCCGCACCGAACGTCAGTGCCGCTCCAAGTTTAAAGTTCTGAAGGCGTTATATTTAAAGGCGTACGTTGCCCATGCCACGAGTGTGGGGGATCCGCCGCACTGTCCGTTttatgatacattggatcagctTCTCCGAAATCAGATAGTGACTGACCCAGACAACTTAATGGAGGACACTACTTGGGCCAAGCACTGTGATCAGAACTTAGTGGCCTCTGACACCCCAGGGGAAGAGGGACCCAGCATTCTCAGAACAAAAAGGACTCAGGCAGCAGATCATCAGCCTATCTTGAAAACAGTTAAGGAATCAGATGAGGATTGTCAACTGAGAATCAGTGACCAGATGCGAGAAACCAGTGACCTTGAGGACTCCTGGGATGAATCCTCGGGTGCAG gGTGCTCTCAAGGGACCCCCAGCTACAGCAGCTCCCACCACCTTTTCAGAGGTGCGGTTGCTCCCTGTCAGAGCAGCCCCATGACCCGCCTGGGTGTGTCCGGTGAGCCCAGTCCATGCGCCAGCACCAGCCGAAACACTCCTGGGGTGGCCTCCGCACCGCGGCCTCCGGTCTACTCCACCACAGTTCCTTTTGTTTCTGGTGGGGATAGGCCTTTGACCGGTGAGCCCCCTCCACGGTGGGCGAGGCGAAGAAGGCGGTCAGTGGCCAGGACTATTGCGGCCGAGTTGGCAGAAAACAGGAGGTTGGCACGAGAACTTTCAAAGCGTGAGGAAGAAAAATTGGACAGGCTGATTGCTATTGGTGAGGAGGCCAGTGCTCAGCAAGACACTGCCAACGAGCTCCGCAGGGATGCCGTGATCGCAGTCAGACGCTTGGCCACGGCGGTGGAAGAGGCCACCGGTGCTTTTCAGCTAGGGCTCGAAAAATTGCTTCAGAGGTTAATTTCGAATACCAAAAGTTAA